The genomic segment taggcgtcaacatggtataataatcagaaaatgtAATcgtcattatattgggaattttagaattatattgattaaataaccaaaaacatttgttattattaataatataaattttatgaaataactctgtaagtctaatatttcacaaaataataattttaattaaatagattggacaattgtacgcaactaatacgggaatacttcaaattttagtgacagttcagcgtgtggcaaaagtgtataaagtgttgccggttttttagagtaagaattttgtttatgttttgatttcttacacaatttgatcacaatataatatatattaataaattgtatttatacatacatattaaatttagtttaatagctttaaaaactaattattgttgtgtattgtgattatGCTATgccaaataaatagtctgtagaaagctgataaactttcatataagatagattattttgaacaagaaataatggcgggacgtttttactattaaagccctaaaagtttaaaatttagaatatataattttgtattaaaatgttttcttatgtattttagtaaGTTGCAGTAGTTTGACAAAtggttgacattttaaaaattcctcactgggccgtggaagtgatgacgtagattttattgacatatgtcagtttcactttccaaacaaaccttgtttagtgtggataatttgtatttttcgttattttttcatttttttacagaatctttccgctttttgcaatatctaagtattctaatagttactacaacaattttacaaggttgttgttttataaaaatagtaataaaatgcatgtatcaataaagtaaggttagaatgtctttaatttaaacttttaaactatatttcatagaaatggaacactgaattatgatggtattatcgtaaaaaacactatacttaaaagaaaaagcagcaggggaagcaaaatgttaactttatagaaattaaaaagtcttgagattggacattacaacttttgtttggaaagtaattgacagttgtgacgtcacacttccactgtcccTTACCACCGAACAACGTTGTTCGGtggcatcgagttagaatctatggagagggcatcacgtgactaaaaatgacctcacttcggccatattggtttgacacttttgacagatcgtatatgtttgtttacgtttgtcgtttttcgaattttacgCTTTTGACACAATTACCAAATTTATCCACTAATCTACGAAACTGCAATTACAAATTTTTGTTCTAACAACTAACTGCAACTAATATTGAAAaaacaaatattcattcgttcgtgttttatgtaaattaaaaatgccaaattccataaaataatatacttagttaaaaattaaaaatgtactatTTGAAGCATAAAACGTATACATAATAAGAACATGGCAATACCGCAAACGCAAATTTGACGTttcatttgtagctaacttaACCGGAACGTTCTATGTatatacttttttagtttttacccAATGGGTAATTAATACCTACACCTACTGTATTAATGGTATTATATTAAATCACTTTCAACATCAAATTATACATACCATAGTGACCTCTCGGATTTTCCTCCAATGTATTAACTTTGGTATTAAGATTGACACTTTGATTTGTTTCAACTTTCACATCTTCAACATCTAGTTCCGTTTTTAATTGACTTGCATAATTATcataattacaaaaagataagtCTGGAAcctcttctttgatttcagattttataaataaatcgGGAATTTCATCacatttcctttttatttcggcGTGTGTAccataaagtttattttttacttcTTCCATTTGACTGGAATTAATATATttagtaaagaaataaaaactcAGTATTTTTCTTAACATTAACACACtaaaaataatagtatattaccaaagaatatagagatagacgCATGTACAAATGTGCAAACGCAAGAATATAGATATAGAcgcataattttattttatgcctCTATATTCTTTGAAAATACCAACAAAGAATATAAACACACATTTATCATTTATATTCTTGAAAATACTTCGCCAATAGCTAACTTCACATCGTTTTCTTCTAATCTAATCTAACCATATTTTAAAGTGAGGTTATAAATTAATCAACATTTTTAAACATTAACAACATGGTTCGAAAAAAGATTGACAACAGACTTCGAGTTTTAATCGAAAATGGGGTTAAATTGGGCCACAGGACTTTATTTGCTATTGTGGGCGATAAAGGAAGAGATCAGGTAAGAACAAAATCTACCAACATAGCCAAACAtcctaatatttatattttaggtAGTTATTTTACACCACATGTTAGCTAAAGCAGAAGTTAAAGCTAGACCTTCAGTTCTATGGTGCTACAAAAAAGAGTTGGGATTTAGCAGTCACAGAAAGAAGAGAATGAAACAAGTACAGCATAAGATACAAGCAGGGAAGTTGAATGTGAATGAAGATGATCCCTTTGAATTGTTTTTAGCTTCTACAAAGATAAGATTTTGTTATTATTCAGAGACACATAAGATTCTTGGAAATACCTTTGGTATGTGTGTGTTACAAGATTTTGAAGCCCTAACTCCCAATTTATTGGCTAGAACTATCGAAACAGTCGAAGGAGGTGGTTTAGTAGTATTATTACTAAGATCTGTTAACTCTCTGAAACAACTGTACACTATGAGCATGGATGTCCACCAAAGATTCAGAACTGAAGCACACCAAGATGTAGTATGTAGGTTTAATGAGAGATTTTTATTATCTTTAGCTTCTTGTAAAAGATGTCTAGTAGTGGATGATCAGCTTACTGTTCTTCCTATTTCATCACATAACCTACATGTTGCACCTGTTGAAAATGTACAGGAAGTTGATGAAAGTACCACTGAGCTGAATAATTTGAAAGAACAGTTACGGGATACTCAGCCAGTAGGAAATTTGGTAAATCTTTGTAAGACATTGGACCAGGGCAAAGCTTTGCTTAAATTTATAGGTAAGTAAGCAACACATCGTGTAAAGATAATAAAATGGATAGATTATTGCGTAACACctacatttttatcattttttgtagtaaaaaatatcatcatcatcttggtgctacagcccttagagggcctcgaccttctcaagctttctacgtcattctattctgtccctcgcttgcattttccagttgccgactctgatcttctcggcatcttgtgttaccccgtccatccacctcagctttggtctaccccgtcttctcattcccacgggttgcgttGTTAGAATctattttatcatgtttgactcaggggcccgggctacatgtcctgcccactgcagacggtttcgcttaattatagtggtaatatcttcaCCACCAAAcatatgcttgtagatattctgcagttcaaagttgtatctacgcctccatattctgTTCTCACACACCGCTctgaatatcttgcgtagcacctttctttcaaaaatggatagagcagattcatctgttttcgttagcgtccatgcctctgatccatatgtgagaacggggactatcagtgttctatacagccttatacgagttttttgagacatacgtttgttagctaagtactttgatagaccatgataacacctgtttgcaattattattcgcctttttatttcctcagatgtgttattattggggttaaccgatgtccctagatatatgaactctttgactgcttcgaagttttggtcattgatgattaaatttgtgtcaacatttccagctcttgtgtttgtgttagtcgccataaatttggttttattttgatttatctaaAAAATATGACTTTAAATAAATTAGCAAATATTTGTGTTGGCTTAGTTTGTTGAGTTTATATTCATATAGTTTGTTTATATGGCTGTATTAATTACTAAGTGCATGGCATAGACCATTgtattttataaagaaattaatatatattttttcagaATCCATCTCTGAGAAAACTTTGAGATCCACAGTATCACTTACAGCATCTAGAGGAAGAGGAAAATCAGCAGCTCTGGGTCTAGCAGTGTCAGCAGCAGTAGCTTTTGGATACTCTAACATATTTGTAACTAGTCCAAGCCCTGAGAATTTGAACACATTTTTTGAGTTTGTATTCAAAGGTTTTGATGCCTTGGAGTATCAAGAACACATTGACTATGGACTTGTTCAGAGCACCAACCCTGAATTTAATAAGGCTATTATTAGGGTAAATGTGTTTAAAGATCATAGGCAAACAATTcaggtaatttttattataatgtaGTAATGCTAAGGTCTCaaatcattgttttattgacATATATCGTTCTAAACAAATGAAATCTCCTAGTAATTCATTTTAAACTCTGTGAATATGTAAAAACTGTGTTGATGCGATAAtcaattacaatttttaaataaaaaataattcaagaaagtAAAGAACcagttttataaagaaaacaagtggtttatttaataaaagtgcTTTGGAAGTATTTTCTTAACTGCAATGCCCTCAAGATTAATTGGTataaaaaccaatattatttaataccaattatttaatatattttgctATCAACATTACAAAATTGTATAAATTACAAACTATAACATTTTGGAATgatttttataatttatcataTGTTATTTAAGTGATTGAACTCCCTATTTTGTCAAATCATGTCTTTAAAACACTCCACAAATTGTCTGTACAACTTAAAGCACATTTtgcattattttttctttttagttcatcttattccattatttttaactaaaatgtgtaaatgtttaaaataatgaTATATTTGGTATAATTTATGAACAGGAAATATACTTTGTGTGccctcataaataaataatactgcAAACATTTGTTTTAAAAGATGCTTTACAGTGTATGTATGATGCATTTCAAGATGCTCAGGTTTCATTTGtgtatttacatttttaaaaactcTTGATTCATAACTAAAATTGTTTAGCCATGGAGTACACTCACATTACCATAATTAAAGTGGTTAAAACTTGTTTGAGAAACATTTCTTTGCTTATTGCAATCCCTAATGTAAAAACATTTTTAGTATATCCACCCAACTGACAGCCACAGATTATCCCAAGCGGAGCTACTAGTTATAGACGAAGCTGCAGCCATTCCTCTACCTTATGTTAAAGCTATGTTGGGTCCATATTTAGTATTTCTAGCTTCTACTATAAATGGTTATGAAGGAACAGGTAGATCATTGTCGCTAAAGCTGTTGAACCAACTAAGAATTCAGGCTGCACCTATAGGAGCTAACACCAATGCAGTCAATAAGAAAGACTCAGGTGCTGCTACAGGAAGAACACTACACGAGGTAAGAAAACTCTTTTTGCTAtcgtaaatttatatttttatttttacaaattaattaaaagtttTGCATTGTATATACATGCGTGCTAAGAGAGTAAAATTTTCGTTTaagtttgataataaataataggTTACTTACTCAGCCacagatttttcaattttttaattatattatttttcttataataaaatattttttaagttaaactttttttttaaaggtaACTCTGAATGAGTCAATTCGTTACAAACCTGGCGATGATGTAGAAATGTGGCTGATAAAACTGTTGTGTTTGGATTCAACTTCTGTCTCGCCTATCTTATCTGGTTGTCCTCCTCCTGACAGTTGTGATTTATACTATATCAACAGAGACACTCTTTTCTGTTACCACAAAGCATCAGAAGAGTTCTTGCAAAGATTGGTAGCATTGTATGTTGCTTCACATTATAAAGTAAGTAATAATAAGGATATCGATGGTTCATACAGCACACACCAATTATGATGCCAATTCACTGCATAGTTTTTAAAAACTTTGCACAGATTTTTCATGGAATAAGTTAATTTAATTGTAGCAATAATTTGATAATATACTGTAAAAAATATGCAATTGTATCTAGAAGGGCAGAATTCAATTTTTCAGGGGTTAAATGTTATCATTCATTGTTAAAAATTTGTTgtatttgtaaaatttgtttatcacagactTGCAGTCTGTGCAGCGACTGGTTATGTGGAAGTCTATCCACAGGTAACTGATTTAAATACTTACCTTTTTTAGTTTAGTGTCAGACAAGTTTGGTTTGTCTTTggatatacagtatactccctctatacacgattattacgagttttcgcttataacgaggtaaatCAGATGTAAcatgaaatttctattgaactataaccctctatagcgaggtaaatttgcttataacgagagaaaataagattgaaaaacgtgttttttacgttttggcccgaccgtagctataaataaataccctttttaagtgccgtccgcaataaacttcttacaatttatgattcttagtcggaaatatacaatttatgattcacaagtgtcattgtagggggttgaccattcacacctaataatataggtcctaatagacaagatgtgaaaagtgttttaaaggttgtcagaaactttatccaaagaaaaaacgcaaatgaagaagcatacaactgttccacatctttagaaaatatgatagatagaatactggacaatttaaaacggttaaaaatgacagacttcttccaattacagacgcagtagtttatgttattcttgaaaatacgctttatacagatttacagaatacagattttttgttttaacatatatcattgacaataaaagtaaacaactcttttttgttttaatgtatttcattgacaataaaagtaaacaactttttttcaaaaacgccattcaaacaatatttattagcatcttatattgctccgaatggcttcactataaaaagttaatgttttagaaaactacatattcatatgtatgcacagtattattgttgttggatataacgggatccgcttataacgaggtaaatagtctgccatttcagttctcgttatagagggagtctgcTGTATTTACAAATTGCTTCATCATGGATCAAAGTTCATTCCAGTGGGTCGACTGCATTTCTGGGAAATCAAAAGTGTAACAAACTCAAGATATTTGCTAACATTTCATTTATAGCGATAAAAAACTACTGAAAATTTACATGTTTTGTCGAATTTGGAAACAAAATGATTTTCATTGGGAGTCAGATGTGGTAAAATTACATAAGAGTAGTTCAAATGTcgttaatatttgaaaaatagtaaataataaaagtaagttAAACAACTTATGATTTAagaatttcaataaattttttagaATACTCCCAATGATCTCCAAATGATGTCAGATGCACCAGCTCATCATCTCTTCTGTCTCCTAGGACCTGTAGATCCCAAGAGAAGGACATTACCAGAAGTATTAGTCATAATTCAAGTCTGTCTCGAAGGTGAAATATCAAAAAGTTCTATCCTCGATGGGTTCTCAAGGGGCAAAAGAGCTGCAGGGGATTTGATTCCATGGACAATTGGTCAGCAGTATCAGGATGCCGATTTTCCTAAGCTAGCAGGAGCTAGGATAGTTCGGATTGCCACACATCCTGATTATCAAGGGGTAAGTAACTTATATATAAGATCTAAACGAGTAACATTGTGATTGGTCAAcatcagtttttttaatattccttatttttatttattcttttaatttttaagaaaattGTATTGTGCAAATCAACTCGTAAGGAACCTACCAAATCATTTGTGATTCATGAGAGAAGGCTCAGGGTACCAGAGCTTTTTCTTAATTTGTCATTTTTCTCCTGTTAACAActtcttaaaaaaattgttacaatCTGGGGAGATCCCTATTTTATGCTTCCATCCCTTCGATGAATGAAATCTTAATTTAGACAGTCACTGCAGCCATAACTGCAACAGATACATAAAACTGATTTGTGTTGGGTAATATTATAAAACCGGATATTTTTACTTTCTAGAAAACTAGAAAAACACATGTCACTTATCAAAGAATGACATACGTCAACAAGAACAATGAATTTAATTTGAGTTTTAAGTTGTTTATGTTCTTTATTTAGcgtttttatatcttcttcttcttcttccttttgtatgtaggctttaaccgtttcttcttcaatattagcttcCTAAATTGtataaattatcgcaccatctttttcttggtctgccaatacttcttcgtccatttggtgacttatttcgtgctattcatactatcctattatctgtcattctactaatgtgttcgttccactcctatttccgttttgtcacccatccatttatgtcttctatattgtatgctctttttatgtttttgcttctgtccctatccaacagacttttccctaatactcgtcgaagtattttcatctctgttgtttcttatTTTAGAtctgtcaggtcttgtctccgccgttaATATggatctaattgctgctttatagattcttgtttttgtgtcttgtcttaggtgtttgttcttccagattgtgtcattaagagatcccgccgctttacttgcttttaagcttttttttgtacttcttcttcaacatctccataactagttatatctattcccagatatctaaaccttgcttccctgctttattattttcccatcaatatttggatttctttgttccccattctgtaaccatgactttTGCGTACTGcttctattatttttatttgcgtttttatataaataccaaAAGTAACAAATATTAGAAGAGTTATTTAAATGTTTTtcctttattataaaattttttgatgTTATTTTAGATGGGCTATGGAGCAAGAGCTTTAGACATCCTCAAACAATATTACGAATTCAAAATTCCCAGTTTAGACGAAGATTCTCAACTGCCGAAACAGGACATTGATAATGTCGAAGACTCGGAAGTTGGTCTATTAGAGGAAACTGTTGAACCGCGAAATTCACTGCCGCCATTGCTGTTTAAATTGAGTGAAAGACCTCCAGAGAAATTGGACTATCTCGGTGTATCTTTCGGACTGACAGAGCAGCTTATGAAGTTTTGGAAAAAAGCAGGGtaagttaattttttataattgttatgTCGTGTTCAAATAAACATTAATGCGGTGTGAGTATTTTGGTGTACCTTCAATTGAAGGTGATTCATTGCCAAAACAATGCACTTAAAGCGACCAATCGATATTTCCCTTATCAACTTTGTAGAGGCgtaccaaaataatattttagttatattttatttatttaaacacataagtaattacgtaaaaattaaatttaagaccgatataattattacaTTATCATGTGTGCTTAGTAGGTATCTTTTAGTTGtcaaacaaaataaagtaaaaattttattgttattaaagaGTGCCTAATACAATACTTCTTCCTTGATCACGTGCGATTGGGCATTAGCCCAATCTTCTTTCCGTATCCGTTCCATTGCGAGTTCTAACAAACTTTGGACACcagaaattttatatttcatattttcaCGAGCTACATAATTCTTTAATTGATTAATTCAGATTAATTCTATCGGGTTTATCTCGCAATGGCGATGCCGTTAGCATGAGCCATTGTAACTACAACATGCTGGCTATATGTCACAATGCTATTTAATGACACTTGCAAGCTTTGCCTTAACCATGTCCTCGGAAAATGGAATTCCTTTTTGTCCTAATTAACTCTGAATTTTTTGCTTTTCGGGTGGCCATAGTTGGCAGATGTTCTACTAATCGGCTGTGATAAGAAGCGTTATCCAGAACTATTACCGAATTTGGCTAGACTCGTGAAAAAAAGGATTCaaaattttaaatcttttattatcCTTAACGTCTCTTTGCTCATTTTTGGAATGAGATCATTCTCCATTATCTTTGTCCTAATGGATTCGAGAGTTAGCGCTTTATTCTCAAAAAAGAAAGAATGAATAAtagtgtaacaataaaacactgaaaactttgttttcaaaacttccacaaaatttattttaaatttttatcactacagctgtttcggctgattgcctttctcaagtgatctgttttggcatgggtttacactttatagtctttaatgaaataggttgaggaggagagaactgtttgtctcaagctggtcattcagaattatatctgttttttaatttgttgatttccatatattttaacaaagatagcttaaggcctttattttgaatgtgaagaattctaaattcgtcattaaaagaatgattatgatctagaaggtgaagtgcatatgtagaatctgtttttctattattgaaagcccttttatgttctgctattcgtttattaaaatttctaccagtttgacctatgtaagtttttgggcagtcgccacatttaagtttgtacacaccactgtgtaagtgttttttatgttggctcttgttgtttttaatatatttgcctaggttgttatttgttctgaaagctggtgttattcctttcttttttatgtgtttggctatttttgttgatattttgcctgtatatgtaatcgagcagaaggtaaactccattcgcttagctcaggcatattttgacagattcattgtcggaaacctacaacacaacaattcctacttctcagtattaatagctcaagtatcctattattgcagacttctttctttgaaaaaaagaagaattattctaaatagtggaagtgtatactaaactcatcaaattttgggtagtatatatttaaaaaatatattttagtcgttataatttaacataaccatttattatatggtgcagataaataaatattaactgtcggtaattcgcaaagttctattttatttactatttagtttgtttactattaatattggctgtgagtacgtgtgcttggttgtatagtaatttccagccacttttagtctgtcaaaaagtaactaacttcgcaaaaaaataattactaaatgcactagacagttcggactgggaatagcgaaccgagtttactgggttttttctctggtggtggaaatactaagttcagggttttcttgtgtagtttttgatttaacattttattaattgtttgttcgttgtatccattgtttactgctatttgcttaatgatatttaattctgtctcaaaattgtattttgacatcggaatttctgttaatctatgtaacatactatgataggctgccagtttatgttgtgtgggatgggatgatgaattgtgaatattcgtgtcagtatgggtaggtttatgaaatatggagaagtcatgtttgtttttaagtctgataatttttaaatctaaaaaatttatggattggttttgttctgtttctattgtaaattcaatatgactatgaagtgaattaatatacgataaaaattggtcgagttgcctgttagttcctgtgaaacataccagtacgttgTCTACGTATCTCCATCACAATAGTAGTGTGTACAAAATTTTTCTGGTACTCggccaatttaattttttttaccatGATAATGTACTTTTGGAGATTGCACCGAGAAAGTGaacactgatttttttttaaattttcatacacTCTACAGacaatctgtttttctttttccgaCATAAACTTCCGCTTTCTTTGTACATTTCTTGGACCCGCTACGGCATCCGTCTTAATgctataaaaagaataaacatcaatcatattattatatatttgtcTGTTGTTTACTTACctcaaaaactattttaaagttaataaacaGAATtatgaaatgtggtcattgagaagaatgatgcgcataccttgggtggatagagttcgaaacgatgacgtccttaagagagccggcgtggaaagagaactctttgaattaattaaaaaacgcaagattggttaccttgggcacatattgagaggagcaaaatatgaaataccacagttaatcctacaagggaagatcgaaggtaggagaggagccggccgcaaacaattatcctggttaaggaatattaaagaatggacaggaatacacaatacaggcgagctgtgtcacgccgccaagaacagaattctagtaataagatagtcgcctacgcactttggtgtatggcatgttaa from the Diabrotica undecimpunctata isolate CICGRU chromosome 1, icDiaUnde3, whole genome shotgun sequence genome contains:
- the l(1)G0020 gene encoding RNA cytidine acetyltransferase isoform X1, coding for MVRKKIDNRLRVLIENGVKLGHRTLFAIVGDKGRDQVVILHHMLAKAEVKARPSVLWCYKKELGFSSHRKKRMKQVQHKIQAGKLNVNEDDPFELFLASTKIRFCYYSETHKILGNTFGMCVLQDFEALTPNLLARTIETVEGGGLVVLLLRSVNSLKQLYTMSMDVHQRFRTEAHQDVVCRFNERFLLSLASCKRCLVVDDQLTVLPISSHNLHVAPVENVQEVDESTTELNNLKEQLRDTQPVGNLVNLCKTLDQGKALLKFIESISEKTLRSTVSLTASRGRGKSAALGLAVSAAVAFGYSNIFVTSPSPENLNTFFEFVFKGFDALEYQEHIDYGLVQSTNPEFNKAIIRVNVFKDHRQTIQYIHPTDSHRLSQAELLVIDEAAAIPLPYVKAMLGPYLVFLASTINGYEGTGRSLSLKLLNQLRIQAAPIGANTNAVNKKDSGAATGRTLHEVTLNESIRYKPGDDVEMWLIKLLCLDSTSVSPILSGCPPPDSCDLYYINRDTLFCYHKASEEFLQRLVALYVASHYKNTPNDLQMMSDAPAHHLFCLLGPVDPKRRTLPEVLVIIQVCLEGEISKSSILDGFSRGKRAAGDLIPWTIGQQYQDADFPKLAGARIVRIATHPDYQGMGYGARALDILKQYYEFKIPSLDEDSQLPKQDIDNVEDSEVGLLEETVEPRNSLPPLLFKLSERPPEKLDYLGVSFGLTEQLMKFWKKAGYVPVYLRQTTNDLTGEHSCIMLNVLNTEEVKETDWLAAYWTDFRRRFVNLLAYQFCKFSPSLSLGVLSNRAVKLRTKDLTKTELDIHFMKYDLKRLEMYSNNLVDYHLIMDLMPTLARLYFLNQLGSTQMSAVQSAILLGLGLQHKTVDDLATELDLPSTQLLGLFNRLIRRLSQYLNGALEEDIERKLAPRKDAEDLKMTPFPQSVQDELEQAAKELKKKQKKELEKLKNENLEQYAIKGEEGEWSKVLTGKAKKSIVTVKSGEKRLHETNNTEVQETEVKVKKKKFKNKNKNRTL
- the l(1)G0020 gene encoding RNA cytidine acetyltransferase isoform X2, with the protein product MVRKKIDNRLRVLIENGVKLGHRTLFAIVGDKGRDQVVILHHMLAKAEVKARPSVLWCYKKELGFSSHRKKRMKQVQHKIQAGKLNVNEDDPFELFLASTKIRFCYYSETHKILGNTFGMCVLQDFEALTPNLLARTIETVEGGGLVVLLLRSVNSLKQLYTMSMDVHQRFRTEAHQDVVCRFNERFLLSLASCKRCLVVDDQLTVLPISSHNLHVAPVENVQEVDESTTELNNLKEQLRDTQPVGNLVNLCKTLDQGKALLKFIESISEKTLRSTVSLTASRGRGKSAALGLAVSAAVAFGYSNIFVTSPSPENLNTFFEFVFKGFDALEYQEHIDYGLVQSTNPEFNKAIIRVNVFKDHRQTIQYIHPTDSHRLSQAELLVIDEAAAIPLPYVKAMLGPYLVFLASTINGYEGTGRSLSLKLLNQLRIQAAPIGANTNAVNKKDSGAATGRTLHEVTLNESIRYKPGDDVEMWLIKLLCLDSTSVSPILSGCPPPDSCDLYYINRDTLFCYHKASEEFLQRLVALYVASHYKNTPNDLQMMSDAPAHHLFCLLGPVDPKRRTLPEVLVIIQVCLEGEISKSSILDGFSRGKRAAGDLIPWTIGQQYQDADFPKLAGARIVRIATHPDYQGMGYGARALDILKQYYEFKIPSLDEDSQLPKQDIDNVEDSEVGLLEETVEPRNSLPPLLFKLSERPPEKLDYLGVSFGLTEQLMKFWKKAGYVPVYLRQTTNDLTGEHSCIMLNVLNTEEVKETDWLAAYWTDFRRRFVNLLAYQFCKFSPSLSLGVLSNRAVKLRTKDLTKTELDIHFMKYDLKRLEMYSNNLVDYHLIMDLMPTLARLYFLNQLGSTQMSAVQSAILLGLGLQHKTVDDLATELDLPSTQLLGLFNRLIRRLSQYLNGALEEDIERKLAPRKDAEDLKMTPFPQSVQDELEQAAKELKKKQKKELEKLKNENLEQYAIKGEEGEWSKVLTGKAKKSIVTVKSTSDLQEE